Below is a genomic region from Caulobacter rhizosphaerae.
CGCCGCCCAGCGCAGGGCGGTGTCGGCCTCGGCGTGGCGGCCCAGGGCGTGATAGGCGCGGCCCATGGCCAGGGCCACGTTCGGCGTGCGCGCGGCCGGCGACTGGGCGCTCAAGCCCTCCAGCAGCGGCAACGCCTCGGCGGCGCGATCCAGCTCGATCAGGGCGTTGGCCCGTCCCAGCAGCAGCTGCGGATCGTCGGCGTACATGCCCTGCAGGGCTTCGGCGTACAGGCGCTCGGCCTCGGCGTGCCTGCCCAGGCCCGCCGCGGCCGAGGCCAGGCGGGCGCGGTTGGCCACGGTCGGCGCGTCGTCGACGGCCTGGGTCGCCGCGCGGTATTCGCGCTGCGGATCAAGGATGTCGCGCGCCGCCTGGCCGACCTGGCGCGCCTTGGCCCCGCCGAAGAACTCCGGCGCCACGACCGCCAGCAGATAGACCAGCCCGCCGACATAGGGGAACGCCAGGATGATCCACAGCCAGTACATCTGCTGATGCGTACGCACGACGTGGACGCACAGGATGATCGAGAAGATCAGGGACGGACCGATCAGGGGCAGCATAGGAGACTCCAAGCGCTACCTTGGGTCTTTGTCCCGGCGGCGCGCGAAGGTCAATCTTTGGCGCGTTCAGAGCGACTATTCGGCCTGGCGCGCCGCCTTTTTGGGATCGGCCTTGGGCGCGGGGGCCAGGCGCAGCACCTCGGCCTGGTAGCGCTCGTCGTCGCCGGCCGCCGCGAAGGGCAGGGCGTCGGCCAGGGCGTCCAGCATCGGGTCCAGCCACTGGTGCTCGACCTTGTGGAAGTCGCCCAGCACATAGTGCATGACCGCGTCCTTGTGGCCCGGATGGCCCACGCCGATCCGGCCGCGGCGGAAGGCGTCGCCGATCTGGCTGGTGATCGAGCGCACGCCGTTGTTGCCCGCCGCCCCGCCGCCGGCCTTCATCCGGAAACGGCCGGGCGCCATGTCGATCTCGTCGTGGAAGACGATCACGTCGCTGGGCGCCAGCTTGAAGAACTTCATCGCCTCGCCCACGGCCCGGCCGCTCTCGTTGTAGAAGGTCTTCGGCTTGAGCAGCAGCAGCTTGACGGGGCCGTTCGGCGTCGAGACCTGGCCCTCGCAGGCCAGCCCCTGGAAGCGCGAGCGCCACGGCGCCGTGCCCCATTTGCGGGCCAGGGCGTCCACCGCCATGAACCCGACATTGTGCCGGTTCTTCTCGTATTTCGGCTCGGGATTGCCGAGGCCGGCGAGGATCAGCATGGACATCGGCTTGCTTCCACTTTGACGGCCAGCGTGTAGGGGCGTCCTCGTCCTTCGACAAGCTCAGGATGAGGACGACGGAAAGCCCGCATTCGAAACCTCATCCTGAGCTTGTCGAAGGACGAGGTTTCGTGGCACTGCCCACGCCGGAACGAAAAACGGGCGGGCCGCGAAGCCCGCCCGTTCTGAATATCGGATCGGAGACCCGACCCAAAAGCCCTTAGGCTTCGGCGGTCGTCGTGTCGCCTTCGTTCGATTGCGAAGCGGCCGAGGCCTTCAGGTTGGCGATCACGAAGTCGCGGTCCTGGGCCGGGCGCACGCCTTCCGGCAGCTTCACTTCCGAGATGCGGATGGTGTCGCCGATGTCGTGCGAGGCCAGGTCGATGACCAGCTCTTCGGGAATCTTGTCGGCCGGGCAGGCCAGCTCGACCACGTGGCGGATGACTTCCAGCGTGCCGCCCTTCTTCAGGCCGACCGAGATGTCGTGGTTCTTGAAGTGCACCGGCACTTCGATCTTGATCAGCTGGTGCTCGCCGACGCGGTACAGGTCGAAGTGCATCGGCTCGTCGGTGACGGGGTGGAACTGCACGGCCTTGGCGATGACCGACTGCTTCTCGTCGCCGTGTTGCAGGGTCACCAGGTGGCCCAGCAGCTTGCCGGTGTAGAGCGCCTTGCGGAATTCGTTGCCCTTCACGGCGATGTTCACCGGGGCCTTGTTGCCGCCGTACAGCACGCCGGGGACCTTGCCCTGGCGGCGGGTTTCGCGCGAGCCGCCGGTGCCGGCGCGGTCGCGGAGTTCGACGTTGAGAATGATCTCGGCCATGTCTTGTCTCTCTGGAGAGCCCCATGCTCTCGAAATGCGAAGCCGCCGCACAAGACTGGATTGCCTCGCCCGGTCGACGTTTTTGGGTCGCGCTCCATACACGCAGCGGCCGTCCGATGCAACGGGCCCCAAGATCGCGCCTTCTGCCCCTGCGGGCGAAGGCGGCCTCCGAAGGAGGTCGGATGAGGGCTCTCTCAAACGCCCAACGAAAAGGGGCCGCACGGCCCTGGCCGGTGCGACCCCTCATCCGTCAGCTTCGCTGACACCTTCTCCCGCAGCGGGAGAAGGAAGCAGCCTTAGCTCTTCTTCTTTGCCGACGCCGACGCCTTCTTCTTGGCGACGGGCTTCTTCTTGGTCACCACCGGCTCCGGCTTGGGCGGGGGCGGCGGCTCGTAGGGCAGGGCGGCGCCCGAAGCTTTGAGCACGCACATGCCGGTGTCGATCATGATGTGCTGGCCCAGGCAGAACACGTCCTCATAGTGCGGCTTGGCCACGGCCAGGCACTGGTAGAGGTTCAGCTTGGCCATGTTGAGGCACATGGCGCTGGCCGGCTCGGCCATCACGGCTTCGATCAGGGGCAACTTGTCGTCGCCGGCGTAGCCCAGGGCGGCCAGCGCGGCCACGGCCAGGCCGCGGATCACCAGCGGCTTGTAGGGCGGCGGGGCCGAACGGGGGCCGGAGACCGTAACGGCGGCGGCGGGATCGGCCGGCGGCGCGGGCACCAGCGGCACGCCGCCCATCGAGGCCTGCTGCAGGGCCGCCACGTCGGCGCTGTCGGCCAGGCCGGGGGTCGCCGACATGGTCTTGGCGTAGGCTAGGCGGCCGTCGCGGTCGAGGACCGGCAGGGTCGACCACTTCGCGCGCTGGACGTCATAGGCCGCCTGCTTCACGGCCTTGCCGGCGGTGTAGAGCTGCAGGCCGCTGGCGCCGAGCGTGTCGATGATCCGGCCGGCGGCCGTGTCGCTGCCCTTGAAGCCGACGGCGTAGGCGGGATCGGCGACGAGCTGGTTGATGATCGACTGGCGCTGAGCGGGATCGGTCGCGAACGCGCGCACCGAGGCCACGTAGGTCGGGTCCTGCAGGGCCAGGACGGCGGCATAGGCGGTGGCGCCCGACAGGAACTGCTTGGGCTCGTAGCCGACGCCGACCTTCAGCGACGCCTGGATCTGGTCGGGGTTCTCGAAGGTGGCGCCGATCGCGCCGGCCCGCTGCATGTAGCCGCGGAAGGCGCTGGCCTTCTCGACGATGCTGGACGACAGGGTGATCGGCGGCGGGGCGGGCGGGGCGGCGACCAGGGGCGGCGGAGGCGGGGGCGGCGTCTCGCAGCTGGCCAGCAAGGTGGCGGCGACCACGGCGATGGCCGTCAGCGCGGCGCGCGTACGCGTGGTGGAAAGCATCCCGAAAACATCCCCAATGACATAAGGCGCCCGCCTTATCACTGGCGCGCGGGCGATATTGTGACAGTCAGCCCGTTAACCATGTCTTGACAAGCTCAACCGTCAAGGTTGCGTTTCAGCCCAAAGAGACGGGTTCGCCGAGCGTCCTCAGTCGAACAGCTTGGAGACCGATTCCTCGTTGGCGATCCGGCGGATGGCCTCGCCGATCAGCGGCGCGCAGGACACGTAGCGGATCTTGGGGCACGCCTTGACCGTGTCCGAAGCCTCGATCGAGTCGGTGACCACCAGCTCGGTCAGCACCGAATTGGCCACCCGGTCGGCGGCGGCGCCCGACAGCACCCCGTGGGTGACATAGGCCGAGACCGACTTGGCGCCGTGGGCCATCAGGGCGGCGGCGGCGTTGCACAGGGTGCCGGCCGAATCGACGATGTCGTCGAACAGGATGCAGCGCCGGTCCTTCACGTCGCCGATGATGTTCATCACCTCGCTCTCGCCGGGGGCGGAGCGGCGCTTGTCGACGATGGCCAGGTCGGCGTCGTTCAGGCGCTTGGCCAGGGCGCGGGCCCGCACCACGCCGCCGACGTCCGGCGAGACGACCATCAGGTCGTCGCCCATCTTGTAGCGCTTGTGGATGTCGTCGGCGAGCAGGCGCGAGGGCAGCAGGTTGTCGGTCGGGATGTCGAAGAAGCCCTGGATCTGGCCGGCGTGGAGATCCATCGTCAGCACGCGGTCGGCGCCCGAGCGGGTGATCAGGTTAGCCACCAGCTTGGCCGAGATCGGGGTGCGGCCCCCGGTCTTGCGGTCCTGGCGGGCGTAGCCGAAATAGGGCAGCACGGCCGTGATCCGCTTGCCCGACGCGCGCTTCAGGGCGTCGATGCAGATCAACAGTTCCATCAGGTTGTCGTTGGCCGGATAGCTGGTCGACTGGATGACGAAGACGTCCTCGCCCCGCACGTTCTCGTCGATGGTGACGAACACCTCCAGGTCGGCGAACCGGCGCACCTGGGCGCGGGTCAGCGGCATGTCGAGATATTCCGCGATGGCCTGGGCCAGGGTGCGGTTCGAGTTGCCGGACAGCAGCTTCATGGTTTTGTCTCGGGGAGGGGTGTCGCCGTTGCGGGGGCTTCTAGCAGTCCCGGGCGCGGGAACAACCCCGAGTCTCGCCAGATTCTGCTTATTCGACATACTCACGCTTCGAGGGCGATCGCCGACAGAAGTCGTCCGTAGTCGGACTCCCCGGCCAGGAAGGCCCTGCGGTTCGAAAAGAACAGGTCCGGCTCGGTGCGAGTGTCGCGGCCGATCCATTCGCTTTGTCCGACGCCGGCCGTGTCCAGGCGGTCCAGAACGAAGGCCGGCAGGTCGAACAGGCGCTTGTCGTCGGCTGCGCCGGGCGAAAAGAATCGGCCGGAGCCGGGGCTGTCGGCCTCGAAGCGCTGCAGGAACTCCAGCCCCACCTCGTAGGATTGCGGCCCGATGCAGGGGCCGACGGCGGCGACCATGCGCGAGGGCTCGGCGCCCAGGGCCGTCATCTGGTCGACCGCGGCCTGGACGACGCCGTCCAGGGCGCCGCGCCAGCCGGCGTGGGCGGCGGCGACCACCCTGGCGACCGGATCGGCGATCAGCACCGGCGCGCAGTCGGCGTGCAGGGCGCCGCAGACCACGCCCGGCGTCCGCGTCACCACCGCGTCGCCCTGCGGCCGCACGTCGCCCCACGAGCCGTCGGCGACGATGGCGATGGTCGAGTGGATCTGGAAGCAGGTGTTGAGGTCTTCGGGCGCGGCCCCGAACCAGGCCGCGGCTCGGGCGCGGTTCTCGGCGACGTCGGCCGGATCGTCCTGGCTGCCGCGCCCGACGTTGAGGCTGGCGTAGACCCCGGTCGAGACCCCGCCCTGGCGGGTGAAGAACGCATGCCTGACCCCGGCGACGGCGGCCAGCAGGGGCGACTGGACGGTGGGCAGGTCGGTCATGGTCAAGGGCCCTCGAAGAGCGGAGGAGAAAGTCCGGGAGCGGACAGGCAGACCGCCTTGAACAGCTGTCCCATCTGGGCGGCGCCGGTCAGGCGATCAAGTTGCCGGGCCAGCTTGTCGGCTTGGTCAGGCCGCGCGGCGGCCAGGGCCTGGGCGCGCTGATCGATCCCCAGGCCCTGCAGGAACGCGCCCTGGGGCAGGATGGGTCCCGTCGTGGCGCCCGCCTCGGCGGCGGCGGCCAGCACGGCGGGAAAGTCGGCCCAGACGGTCAGGTCGGCCTGGCCGGGCTGGGCCAGCGGCGAGACCTTGGTGTGCGCCTTCAGCGCCTGCAGCGTGTCGCCCGGTCCCGGCGCGTCGCGGCCGTAGTCGATCAGCAGCGCCGCCCCGCCGTCGCGGGCGACGCGGTGGCCGATCTCGGAGCCGAGGGCGGCCTGGGCGGGGGATGATTCCACGACAACGCCGGGTTCCAGATCCTCCCCCACAGGGGGAGGACCTAAGTGTTTCAGCCCGAACGCCAGGTTCCCGTGCTCATCCAGCCCGACCACCCGCTCGGCCCAGCCGTCCAGCGTCCGCACGAACTGGTGCGCAGGCAGGCAGTCCAGCACCTCGTTGGCCACCAGGAGCAGCGGCGCGCCGGCCGGCACGGCCTCCAGGCGGTCGGCCCAGCGCGGCGTCACGGGCGCGTTCGCCAGCTTGGCGGCCTGGACCCGACGCAGCGGCGGCGAGACCTCGACCAGCCGCAGGTCGGCGGCGGCCAGGAACTCGGGCAGCAGCCGCGCGGCGCGCAGGATGTCGGAAATCAGCGTCCCGTCCCCCGGCCCGATCTCCACCAGCCGCACCGGCGCCGGCCGGCCCATAAGGGTCCAGGTTTCCAGGATCCACAGGCCGATCAGCTCGCCGAACATCTGGCTGACGGCCGGCGCGGTCAGGAAGTCGCCGTCCTCACCCAGCGCGGGGCGGGTGGCGTAATAGCCGTCGCGCGGATCGTGCAGGCAGCGGGTGACGTATTCGGCGACGCTGATCGGGCCGTCCTGGGCGATCTGGGCCCGCAGGCGGTCAAGCAGGCTCATGATCGTCCGCGGCGGCGGCGGGAACCGGCGCGCGCAGGGCCCGCCACAGCAGCGCCGCGCCGACCAGCAGCATCGGGATCGACAACATCATCCCCATGGTCAGGCCGAACGGGAAGGCGGGCATGCCGTGGTCGGGGTTGCGGACGTTCTCCAGCAGGGCGCGGAACAGGCCGTAACAGATCAGGAAGGTCGCCACGAGCGCGCCGCGGCGGCGCAGCCACTTCAGCCGGTAGACCGCGAAGTTCAGGATCAGGAACAGCAGGACGCCTTCCAGCGCGGCCTCGTACAATTGGCTGGGATGGCGCGGCAGCTCGCCGGCGGGACAGACGCCCCGGTTGGCCGCGCGGATGGTGTCGTTGCAGAACACCATGCCGAACGGGTGGTCGGTGACCCGGCCCCAGAGCTCGCCATTGATGAAGTTGGCGCAGCGGCCGAAGAACAGGCCGATGGGCGCCACCGGCGCGACCAGGTCGCCCAGTCGGAGAATGTCGATCTTCTGCTGGCGGGCGAACAGGGCGACCGCCGCGCAGACCCCCAGGAAGCCGCCGTGGAAGGACATGCCGCCCTCCCAGATCTTGAAGACCGACAGCGGATCCTGCGCCAGGCTGGCCCGCTGGCCGTCGTTGACCAGCATGTAGAACAGGATGTAGCCGATCCGGCCGCCCAGGATGATGCCCAGGGTGATCCACAGCACCAGGTCGTCGATCTGCAGCGAGGTAGCGGTGGGTTTCTGGCCGCCCCAGAGCCCGGCGTTCCGGACCAGCCGGATCGCGTACTGCCAACCCAGCAGGATGCCGGCGACATAGGCCAGGGCGTACCAGCGCAGGGCCAGCGGCCCCCACTGCAGGGCCCAGGGGCCGATATGGATGATGGGGTCGATGTCGGGGAAGATCACGCCGCGAGCGCTCCGGACGGACAGAGGGTCGCACCTCTACCGCGTTCGCTCTTCGCTTTCATCCTTCCTTTCCCATATAAGACGCGCGACGAACCGCGCCGCGCCCCCCGCCGGGCTTTGGGAATCCGATGCACAGCCAAAACCCCTTCCTCGACGAATTCGCCAAGCTGACCCAGGCCGCCATGGGCATCGCCCAGACCGCCGGCGAGGAAGCCAAGACCGCCATGCGGGCCCAGGCCGATCGCCTGGCCGCCGAGTTCGACCTGATCCGGCGCGACGATTTCGAAGCCTTGAAGGCCGAGGTGGCGGCGCTTCGCGAGGAAGTCGCGGCGCTGAAGGTCAAGAAAACCCCGGCCAGGAAGGCCAATCCTGGTAGCGATAACGCGGCCGAATAGGCGAGTTTCGTTCCCGTTCGACGTGAAGGCGGTTGTGACGCCGCCCGCGAAGCAGATTAGAGTCCTCGCAGTGGGTGATTTGGTCGGGTCCCACGACCCGTCTCTCCCCGGGGGTCAAAGGGTCTAATGGACACCCAACCGGAAGAAGACGACGTCCTGCTGGCGATGGATCCGCTGGAAGTGGTGGAGCATGTGCTGGCGGCGGAGAACCTGACGTTCGACCGCACCGAGGACGGCGACCTGGCCTTCGCCCTGACCGGCGACTGGAAGGACTACGAGCTGTGGTTCGCCTGGCGGCCCGAGGCCGACTGCCTGCAGCTGTGCCTGTCGCTGGACCTGCGCGCCAGCAAGACCAAGCGCCCCAGCGCCTACCAGCTGCTGTCGATGATCAACCAGCGCGTCTGGCTGGGCCATTTCGAGGTCTGGACCGAGGACGGCGAGGTGGTGTTCCGCCACGCCCTGGCCCTGCCGGCCGGCGAGCGCCCGACCATGGCCCAGGCAGCCTCGATGATCGACGCGGCGGTGGAAGCCGCCGACCGCTTCTACCCCGCCTTCGACTTCCTGCTGCACGGCGCCAAGACCCCGGACGAGGCCATGGCCGCCTGCATGTTCGAGACCGTCGGCCAGGCTTAGGATCGGGGACATGCCCTTGCGGCGTGTCCCCACCCGACGCGCCGATCTGGAATGGGGACACGCCGCAAGGGCATGTCCCCGGCTCGCTCCCTGGAGCATGACCTGCTAGGCAGGCCGCTTCCAGTTTAGCGGAGCCTTCTCATGACCACCCCCATCCTTCTCCTCGGCGCCGGGCGCATGGGCGGGGCCCTGATCGCGGGTTGGGCCAAGGCCGGGGCGTTCGCCGCCAGCGAGCTGATCATCCGCGACCCCAACGCCGACCCCGCCGCCTTCCCGGGCGCGACGGTCAACCCGCCGCTCGAAGCGCTGGCCTCCGCCAAGACCGTGCTGCTGGCCGTCAAGCCGCAGATCTGGCGCGAGGCCGTGGCCGATGTCTTCCCGCACCTGGCGCCCGACGCGGTGATCGTCTCGATCGCCGCCGGAGTGCGCGCGGCCGACATCTCTGAGGCGTTCGGGGGCCGGGCCGTGGCCCGGGTGATGCCGACCACCGCCGTCGCCATCGGCCTGGGCACGGCCAGCATCGTCGCCGACACGATCGAGGCCCGGGCCCGCGCCCATGCCCTACTGGACCCCGTCGCTACAACGGTCGACCTCGAGGATGAGGCGCTGATGCACGCCGCGACGGCGGTTTCCGGCTCTGCCCCGGCCTATCTCTACGCCTTCATCGAGGCGCTGGAGGCGGCGGGCGCGGACCAGGGCCTGGACCCGGCCGACTCGGCCAGGCTGGCGCGGGCCACCATCGTCGGGGCGGCGGCCCTGCTGGGCCAGGGCGGCGAGGAACCGGCCGAGCTGCGCCGGCAGGTCACCTCGCCCGGCGGCACCACCGCCGCGGCCCTGAATGTGCTGATGGGCGAGGGCGGTTTCGGCGACCTGCTGCCGCGCGCGTTGGAGGCGGCGGTGAACCGGTCGGTGGAGCTGGGGGCATAGCCGTCTTCTCCCCCTTGGAGAGGGTTCTTGTAAGCGCCCCGCTCACCCGCCATCTCAGCAGCCATGAGCACCGCTGAAGACATTCTCGACCGCGCCGCCGCCGCCGCGCTCGCCCTGGCCGCCGACCGGCCGTGGACGCAGGTCAGCCTGCGCGACATCGCCCTGAAGGCCGAAGTCCCGTTCGCCGAGCTCTACGCCCGGGCCGACGGCAAGGGCGCGGTGCTCAACCACCTGGCCGCCCGCTTCGACCGCGCGGCCCTGGCCACCGTGTCGGCGGACGACGCCAGCGCCCATGACCGGCTGTTCGACGCGGCCATGGCCCGGATCGAGGCGATGGAGCCGCATCGCGCCGCCCTGATCGCCATCAGCCGGTCCGAAAGTCCGGTGGTCTCGGCCCTGCGCTTTCCCAGGACCGCCCGGGCCGTTCTGGAGGCCGCCGGTCTCGACGCCACCCCGGCCCGACTGGCCGCCATGTCGGCGGTCTGGGGCCGCACCCTGCAGGTCTGGCGCGACGACGAAGGCGCCCTGAACCGCACCATGGCCGAGCTGGACAAGCGCCTGAAGCAGATGGCCGCGGGCCTGGAGAAGGTCGGGGCGGGCTTCTAGGGGCCGCTTGTCGCCATCGGACGGGTCAGCAAAAAGCCCGCCGGGATCGCTCCCGGCGGGCTTGCTGTTTCAGGCTTGAGTCTCGATCAGCCCTTGGTGGCGTTGGTCGGCAGCTTGCAGCCGCCGCCCACGCCCTTGGCCTGCAGGCACGAGAGCAGTTCGGCCGGCTTGGGCGCGGTCTGGTTCAGCGGATAGGCCATCACCCAGCCCGGCAGCCCGTCCGAGCAGGCGACTTCGACGAAGCCCTGGGTGGCGGTCTGGCCGATGATGCGCGAACCGGAGACGGTGCAGCTGCCCTTGCCCAGGCCCTTCAGGTCGGCCGTCAGGCGCGGATAGACCGCGTCCGGCTTGGTGAAGCTGCAGCGATAGCCGTTCATTTCCGAGGTCACGCAGTCGTAGACGGTGTTGCCGGTCCCGGTGAAGATGCCGATGCCGCCGTCCGGACGGTTGGAGCACTTCAGCTCGAC
It encodes:
- the proC gene encoding pyrroline-5-carboxylate reductase, which codes for MTTPILLLGAGRMGGALIAGWAKAGAFAASELIIRDPNADPAAFPGATVNPPLEALASAKTVLLAVKPQIWREAVADVFPHLAPDAVIVSIAAGVRAADISEAFGGRAVARVMPTTAVAIGLGTASIVADTIEARARAHALLDPVATTVDLEDEALMHAATAVSGSAPAYLYAFIEALEAAGADQGLDPADSARLARATIVGAAALLGQGGEEPAELRRQVTSPGGTTAAALNVLMGEGGFGDLLPRALEAAVNRSVELGA
- the lgt gene encoding prolipoprotein diacylglyceryl transferase, which encodes MIFPDIDPIIHIGPWALQWGPLALRWYALAYVAGILLGWQYAIRLVRNAGLWGGQKPTATSLQIDDLVLWITLGIILGGRIGYILFYMLVNDGQRASLAQDPLSVFKIWEGGMSFHGGFLGVCAAVALFARQQKIDILRLGDLVAPVAPIGLFFGRCANFINGELWGRVTDHPFGMVFCNDTIRAANRGVCPAGELPRHPSQLYEAALEGVLLFLILNFAVYRLKWLRRRGALVATFLICYGLFRALLENVRNPDHGMPAFPFGLTMGMMLSIPMLLVGAALLWRALRAPVPAAAADDHEPA
- the pgeF gene encoding peptidoglycan editing factor PgeF gives rise to the protein MTDLPTVQSPLLAAVAGVRHAFFTRQGGVSTGVYASLNVGRGSQDDPADVAENRARAAAWFGAAPEDLNTCFQIHSTIAIVADGSWGDVRPQGDAVVTRTPGVVCGALHADCAPVLIADPVARVVAAAHAGWRGALDGVVQAAVDQMTALGAEPSRMVAAVGPCIGPQSYEVGLEFLQRFEADSPGSGRFFSPGAADDKRLFDLPAFVLDRLDTAGVGQSEWIGRDTRTEPDLFFSNRRAFLAGESDYGRLLSAIALEA
- a CDS encoding 50S ribosomal protein L25/general stress protein Ctc, with protein sequence MAEIILNVELRDRAGTGGSRETRRQGKVPGVLYGGNKAPVNIAVKGNEFRKALYTGKLLGHLVTLQHGDEKQSVIAKAVQFHPVTDEPMHFDLYRVGEHQLIKIEVPVHFKNHDISVGLKKGGTLEVIRHVVELACPADKIPEELVIDLASHDIGDTIRISEVKLPEGVRPAQDRDFVIANLKASAASQSNEGDTTTAEA
- a CDS encoding accessory factor UbiK family protein produces the protein MHSQNPFLDEFAKLTQAAMGIAQTAGEEAKTAMRAQADRLAAEFDLIRRDDFEALKAEVAALREEVAALKVKKTPARKANPGSDNAAE
- the pth gene encoding aminoacyl-tRNA hydrolase, whose product is MLILAGLGNPEPKYEKNRHNVGFMAVDALARKWGTAPWRSRFQGLACEGQVSTPNGPVKLLLLKPKTFYNESGRAVGEAMKFFKLAPSDVIVFHDEIDMAPGRFRMKAGGGAAGNNGVRSITSQIGDAFRRGRIGVGHPGHKDAVMHYVLGDFHKVEHQWLDPMLDALADALPFAAAGDDERYQAEVLRLAPAPKADPKKAARQAE
- a CDS encoding class I SAM-dependent methyltransferase, which translates into the protein MSLLDRLRAQIAQDGPISVAEYVTRCLHDPRDGYYATRPALGEDGDFLTAPAVSQMFGELIGLWILETWTLMGRPAPVRLVEIGPGDGTLISDILRAARLLPEFLAAADLRLVEVSPPLRRVQAAKLANAPVTPRWADRLEAVPAGAPLLLVANEVLDCLPAHQFVRTLDGWAERVVGLDEHGNLAFGLKHLGPPPVGEDLEPGVVVESSPAQAALGSEIGHRVARDGGAALLIDYGRDAPGPGDTLQALKAHTKVSPLAQPGQADLTVWADFPAVLAAAAEAGATTGPILPQGAFLQGLGIDQRAQALAAARPDQADKLARQLDRLTGAAQMGQLFKAVCLSAPGLSPPLFEGP
- a CDS encoding ribose-phosphate pyrophosphokinase, which encodes MKLLSGNSNRTLAQAIAEYLDMPLTRAQVRRFADLEVFVTIDENVRGEDVFVIQSTSYPANDNLMELLICIDALKRASGKRITAVLPYFGYARQDRKTGGRTPISAKLVANLITRSGADRVLTMDLHAGQIQGFFDIPTDNLLPSRLLADDIHKRYKMGDDLMVVSPDVGGVVRARALAKRLNDADLAIVDKRRSAPGESEVMNIIGDVKDRRCILFDDIVDSAGTLCNAAAALMAHGAKSVSAYVTHGVLSGAAADRVANSVLTELVVTDSIEASDTVKACPKIRYVSCAPLIGEAIRRIANEESVSKLFD
- a CDS encoding YbjN domain-containing protein, with the translated sequence MDTQPEEDDVLLAMDPLEVVEHVLAAENLTFDRTEDGDLAFALTGDWKDYELWFAWRPEADCLQLCLSLDLRASKTKRPSAYQLLSMINQRVWLGHFEVWTEDGEVVFRHALALPAGERPTMAQAASMIDAAVEAADRFYPAFDFLLHGAKTPDEAMAACMFETVGQA